Genomic window (Mycolicibacterium smegmatis):
ATCGCGTGCCTGGACGCCGCCGACGAACTGCTGGCCCGCACCGACGCCGTGGTCGCCGAACGCACCCGCGTGAGCGACGCACTGCGCGCCGCCGGCTACACGCTGCCGCCGTCGCAGGCGAACTTCGTGTGGTTGCCGTTGGCCGAGCGCACGCTGGACTTCGTCGCCAGGGCCGCCGACAACCGCATCATCGTCCGGCCGTACGGTGAGGACGGCGTGCGTGTCACCATCGGTGCACCGCACGAGAACGACGCATTCCTGGACTTCGCACAGCGCTGGATCGCGCCGGGCGGGGCCGGGCCTCGAACAGGAGACAGCGCTTGACCGACGCACGGGGCACGTTCGAAGCATTCAAGAACCGCGACGGCGAGATCCCTGACGCCGAACTCGACGCCTTCTGGGCACTGCTACGCCCCGCCGGCATCGACTTCATGCTCGGTGAGTGGAAGGGCGGCGAGTTCTACACCGGCCACAAGGCCAACGGTTTCATGAAGAAGCTCAACTGGTTCGGCAAGACCTTCGTCTCGGCGTCGGAGGCCAAGCCACTGGTGTGCCTGGACGCCGACGGCAACAAGTTCTCCAACACCGAGGCCATGGGCGGCGAGGCCAGCCTGTGGCTCGAGGAGTTCCGCGGCGAGGTGACCGCGTCGATGGTCTACGACGGGCGTCCCGTGCACGATCACTTCAAGGTCGTCGACGACAACGCCGTCATCGGCATCATGAACGGCAAGGGTGCGCTCGATCTCAGCTCGGGAACGCCGCGGCATCTGTACTTCTACCTGGAGCGGATCTGACCATGGCTGACACGTACGAGTCGGTGACCGTCGAGGTCAAAGACCATGTCGCACAGGTGACCCTGATCGGGCCCGGCAAGGGCAACGCGATGGGGCCCGCGTTCTGGGAAGAGATGCCCGACGTGTTCGGCACCCTCGACGACGATCCCGACGTACGCGCCATCGTGCTGACCGGCTCCGGCAAGAACTTCAGCTACGGCCTGGACCTGCCCGCCATGGGCGCCTCGCTGCCCGCCCTGGACGCGGGCGCGAAGTCACGCTCCGACTTCCACAAGCGCCTGCAGAAGATGCAGGGCGCCATCACCGCGGTCGCCGACTGCCGCACGCCCACCATCGCATCGGTGCACGGCTGGTGCATCGGCGGCGGCGTGGACCTCATCAGCGCCGTGGACATCCGTTACGCGAGCGCCGACGCCAAGTTCTCGGTGCGTGAGGTCAAGCTCGCGATCGTCGCCGACGTGGGCAGCCTCGCGCGTCTGCCGCTGATCCTCAGCGACGGACATCTGCGCGAATTGGCGCTCACCGGCAAGGACATCGACGCCGCACGGGCCGAGAAGATCGGTCTGGTCAACGACGTCTACGACGACGCCGAGGCCTCGCTGGCCGCCGCGCACGCCACGGCCGCCGAGATCGCCGCCAACCCGCCGCTGACGGTCGCAGGCGTCAAGGACGTGCTCGACGCGCAGCGCACCGCGCAGGTGGCCGAGAGCCTGCGGTTCGTCGCGGCCTGGAACTCGGCGTTCCTGCCGTCGAAGGACCTCGCCGAGGCGGTGACGGCGATGTTCGAAAAGCGCAGGCCCGAGTTCACCGGCGAGTAGCACCCCCTCAGCGAAACCCGCTGGCCCGCAGAGCCTGTCGAAAACGGCCTGCGACGGCCTCCGCCGGCAAAGCTGCCGACTTTGCCGCGCCGTCGCGTCCCGACGATTTCGGCTCCGCAGGTTTGGTTTTCGGCGATCGCGGCAATTCCCGCATGCGGCAATGGCGCCACGGATTCGCTGTCGAGCTTTGGGGGTCGGGTCGGTGTTCAAGAGCACGCTTTCACGTTTCATTCCCGCGGTGTCCGCGGCGCTGTTGACCGCGGGCCTGGTCCCCGGTACGGCGGGCACCGCCAACGCCGAACCGCCGATCGAGGGCGCGGCGCCACCGTGCCCGGATGTCGAGGTGGTGTTCGCGCGCGGCACGTTCGAGCCGCCGGGTGTGGGGTTCGTCGGGCAAGCGTTCGTCGATGCGCTGCGCGGCAGGCTGGGCGACAAGAGCGTGGACGTGTACGCGGTGAATTACCCTGCGTCGCTTGACTTCCAGCGCGCAGCGGACGGAATCGTCGACGCCAGCCGCAAGGTCGAGCAGACCGCGGCGACGTGCCCGTCGACCAAGACCGTCATCGGCGGTTTCTCGCAGGGCGCCGCGGTGGCCGCCTACCTGACGGCCGACTCCGTGCCCGCGAATTTCGTACTGCCCGACGGGATCACGGGGCCCATGCCCGACGACGTGGCCAAGCACGTCACCGCGGTGACGCTGTTCGGGAAACCCTCCAACGGGTTCATCAACACCGTGCAGTCCACGGCGCCGCCCATCAACATCGGGCACCTGTACACCGACAAGACCGTCGACCTGTGCATCGAGACGGACCCCGTGTGCTCGCCCACCGGCAGCGACGGGGCCAGCCACAACCTGTACGCGACCAACGGCATGGTCCAACAGGCCGCCGACTACGTCGCCGCGCGAGTCCTGCCGCAGTGAGTGCGGGAGGCACCCCAGAAGCGTGATCTGGCGGGTTTCGGATACCGAGTTGAGCTGCGGGTTCTGCAGCCGCAGCGGTGACATGTCCGTGAGGTGAAGGCAGGCAGGTGCCGTTCGGGGCAGGAGGCTAAGCGGGACTGGACGCCGGGTTGCCGCATTCGTTTCTCGAAAGGCTCGACATTTTCTGAAAGCTCGCTGTGAATCTTGCGGATATGGTGCGCCGTACACCTCTGGTCATTCGTCCAAAGGCGAGTTCGGCTGTCGGGAAGGCAGGGACGACGATGAGAACACTGATGGTGGGGTTGGCGACCGCCGCGGGTCTGATGCTGGGTACCGCGGGTGTTGCTGCGGCCGACGACGTCATCGTCTACGACGGTGCGACGGGAATCCCGTGGAGCTGGCCGACCGAGGGCGCATGCATATCCGACGGTCCGGACATGCACCTGGAGAACGTGGGCGAGGACAACCTCTACCAGTACTGGTACTGCCTCCAGCACGACGACGGACTGTGGTACCTGCACAACAGCGACCAGCCGACCCACGAGGAGTGACCCCGAGCGACCACTTGATCCCGAGGGGCCACAACGCCCGAATTCTCACGGTGGCGAGCGCTGTAGTACCTGATCAGAGATGAGCGCGGTAGGCGCTGGGTGTGACACCGACGCGTTGCTTGAATGTTGTTGCAAAATGGCTCGGACTGGAAAACCCTACTGTGAAGCTGATTTCGGTCATCGTCAAGGCTGTGCTCGCCAGCAGAGCCTTCGCGCGTTTGATCCGTTGGTCCAGAACGAACTGATACAGCGTGGTGTGAAACGCCTGAGCAAAAGCCGGCCGAAAGTCCCGGACGTTCATACCGACGATGTTGGCGGCGGTTCTCAGATCAATGCGTTCGTCAAGACTGTCGTGCAGAAACTCCACGAGTCGTCGCTGTTGACCTTGGTCGAGCATCTGCACACTCTTGCCGTCCGGAGACGGCGCTTCACCGTAGCGGTCCCGGATGTGCAGACGCAGCCCTTCGGCTATCGAGTCTCGAAGCAGGCGCGATAGAACATCATCACGCGCCGCCAGATCTGCGATCCTGTCGACCATGTTGTGCAACAAGGGATCCTGACGGTCGGCAACAGGACGCAAGGTCGCGCCTCCCACCGACGGGGCCGGCAGCGTCAGCTGAGCGAATTCAAACGCGGCGTTGCGCACCAACGCTGCTGACGAGAGCTCGGCGGGGATCACCCACACGTTGCCGTCTCGGGGTGTCATGCGGCCCGCTGATCCACCCTCGAACTGAAATTCTTTCGAGGACGCCCGCCCTCTGCGCCAGACCAAAATGGTGTGCTGCTTCCGCGAGAACGACCAGTCGACCGACTCTGCCATTCGCTGAGTGACGAAGCTGAATTCTACACTGAGGACCGTTATGTCGCGGCTGTGAAGGGAAACGCGGGTTTGGTCGGTGTGCTTGCTTTCGACTGGTTTCTCAGCTGTGGGTGCCTGCCCGTCACTTTCACCGCCCATACCACGCGACACTAGCTGAACTGCCGACAGCGAAACGGTGTCCGCACAGGATCTCGCAATCGCATGTCAGTTTTTCGAAAGCCGGCTGATAACCCGCTGCGTACCGTCTGTGCGCAGATACACGTGGCAACACCACCACGCGAAGAGGGAGTGCTGCGGCAGCAACGACCAACTCGACCGGAGTTGTGGAAGCACGCCGAGCATGGCATGTGGAGGGAAAATTGGTGCGGAGGCTCGTAACGGTTCTCATCGGACTCGCAGCGTTGGTGCTGATGTCGGCATGCGGTTCCGGGTCCTCGAGTTCACCCACAGCCGGCGGTTCGGATAAGTCGGCGAAACCGGGAGCAGTTTCGAATCCGGCCTCGAATGCGCAGTACTGCGCCCAGAATCGCGACCCGAGGTGCCCGAAGGGCAGCTATCACGGCACCCACGTCCTTCTCACGACCGCCGGTGGTTACTGGGATGCCAGCGGCAACCCGATCGACGGCGGGCCGATGGGCGCTGACGGGTCCACCGGCAATAACCACACCCAGGAGTACTGCGCGCGCAACGAGGATCCCGGTTGCCCGATGGGCAGCTACGTCGCCCCCGACGCCATCAAGAACCCCGACGGCAGCCCCAGCTACGTTGTCTGCGAAGGCACCATCTGCACCAACCCCAACCACGGGGCTGCGGATCCTGGCGGCTTCTGGGATGCCAACGGCAACCCGATCGACGGCGGGCCGATGGGCGCTGACGGGTCCACCGGCAATAACCACACCCAGGAGTACTGCGCGCGCAACGAGGATCCCGGTTGCCCGATGGGCAGCTACGTCGCCCCCGACGCCATCAAGAACCCCGACGGCAGCCCGAGCTACGTTGTCTGCGAAGGCACCATCTGCACCAACCCCAACCACGGCGCCGCAGACCCAGACGGCGACACCCCAGCGTCGGACGAAGTCACGGGAGCCCCCGACGACGATCCTCCTGCTATCACTCCCGCGCCAGATACCGATCCTGGCGAGAATTCTCCGCGCGATGCGCAGACACCAGACCAGCCGGCGTTACCCGAACAGCAGCCGGATGATGGTGACGCCTTCGATCCGGGATCGGTAGACGGCCCGGGCGACGAGCCGAATGTAGACGAACCGTGACCGGGGGAGTCTATGCGCCCGTGCCTCCCGGCGTCCCGGCGCCGACGCCGACGCCGGTCAAGCCGCGCCGACGGATACTGCGTCGTCTGCTCATCACCAGCCTGGGCCTCGCAACAGTGCTCGCGGTGGCATTCGTCGCATTCGTGTTCTGGCCGAATCCCACTGTGCCAGCAGACCAACCGAACATGACACAGGTGATGACCGGCACCGACAATGACTGGTTGTCGTTCGACGACTTCGTGCCGGGCACGGCGATTGCCGCCGACGGTTCCGACAACGACGAGTACGAGTGCACGCTGGGGTTCCTCGGACGCGACAGTTCCGGCACGCCGATCGGCTTCACCGCCGGCCACTGCGATCGCCCCGGCGACGATTCGCCACATTTCACCCGCAAGGCTGACGAAGACACCCCCGTGGAACTCGGCCGATTCACCACCGTCCAGACCGCCGACACGCCGGACAAAGTCGTGAAGACC
Coding sequences:
- a CDS encoding DUF4334 domain-containing protein, with protein sequence MTDARGTFEAFKNRDGEIPDAELDAFWALLRPAGIDFMLGEWKGGEFYTGHKANGFMKKLNWFGKTFVSASEAKPLVCLDADGNKFSNTEAMGGEASLWLEEFRGEVTASMVYDGRPVHDHFKVVDDNAVIGIMNGKGALDLSSGTPRHLYFYLERI
- a CDS encoding crotonase/enoyl-CoA hydratase family protein, with the protein product MADTYESVTVEVKDHVAQVTLIGPGKGNAMGPAFWEEMPDVFGTLDDDPDVRAIVLTGSGKNFSYGLDLPAMGASLPALDAGAKSRSDFHKRLQKMQGAITAVADCRTPTIASVHGWCIGGGVDLISAVDIRYASADAKFSVREVKLAIVADVGSLARLPLILSDGHLRELALTGKDIDAARAEKIGLVNDVYDDAEASLAAAHATAAEIAANPPLTVAGVKDVLDAQRTAQVAESLRFVAAWNSAFLPSKDLAEAVTAMFEKRRPEFTGE
- a CDS encoding cutinase family protein produces the protein MAPRIRCRALGVGSVFKSTLSRFIPAVSAALLTAGLVPGTAGTANAEPPIEGAAPPCPDVEVVFARGTFEPPGVGFVGQAFVDALRGRLGDKSVDVYAVNYPASLDFQRAADGIVDASRKVEQTAATCPSTKTVIGGFSQGAAVAAYLTADSVPANFVLPDGITGPMPDDVAKHVTAVTLFGKPSNGFINTVQSTAPPINIGHLYTDKTVDLCIETDPVCSPTGSDGASHNLYATNGMVQQAADYVAARVLPQ
- a CDS encoding helix-turn-helix transcriptional regulator, whose translation is MGGESDGQAPTAEKPVESKHTDQTRVSLHSRDITVLSVEFSFVTQRMAESVDWSFSRKQHTILVWRRGRASSKEFQFEGGSAGRMTPRDGNVWVIPAELSSAALVRNAAFEFAQLTLPAPSVGGATLRPVADRQDPLLHNMVDRIADLAARDDVLSRLLRDSIAEGLRLHIRDRYGEAPSPDGKSVQMLDQGQQRRLVEFLHDSLDERIDLRTAANIVGMNVRDFRPAFAQAFHTTLYQFVLDQRIKRAKALLASTALTMTEISFTVGFSSPSHFATTFKQRVGVTPSAYRAHL